Proteins encoded by one window of Marinihelvus fidelis:
- a CDS encoding FadR/GntR family transcriptional regulator: MSSKRLYHTVAERIKRGIADGTYPPGTRLPGERELAQQFQVSRVTIREAEIALQALGQVIIKTGSGVYVTDPAERGSLVFPEMSLFELTEAQSMFESEAAALAARNIEDTELTELVKLGGVLADNQTDDMTAVADADKDFHIAIAKASGNAAVLFVVKTLWKIRTELADSPETQSKETSGAGYVGRVAVYKAILKALEDRDSSAARQAMLDHFRHLLTFLIDLTEEKEMQVVQQRSSWSRKRYLHSRSPGHSN, translated from the coding sequence ATGAGCAGCAAACGGCTGTATCACACTGTTGCGGAACGTATAAAACGAGGCATTGCCGACGGGACTTATCCTCCAGGGACGCGGCTGCCTGGCGAGCGTGAATTGGCACAACAGTTTCAAGTCAGTCGAGTGACCATTCGGGAAGCAGAGATTGCCCTACAGGCGCTTGGTCAAGTCATCATTAAAACGGGTTCGGGTGTCTATGTCACAGATCCGGCAGAACGTGGCAGCCTGGTGTTTCCGGAAATGAGCCTGTTCGAACTGACAGAGGCGCAGTCTATGTTCGAGTCCGAGGCTGCGGCGTTGGCCGCCCGCAATATCGAAGATACGGAACTCACCGAACTGGTGAAGCTGGGAGGCGTATTGGCGGACAATCAGACCGATGACATGACGGCTGTAGCTGACGCCGACAAAGATTTTCACATTGCGATCGCTAAGGCCTCGGGAAACGCTGCTGTTTTGTTCGTGGTGAAAACGCTTTGGAAAATTCGTACCGAACTGGCTGACTCACCGGAAACCCAGTCAAAGGAGACTTCAGGCGCTGGCTATGTTGGTCGTGTAGCCGTGTATAAGGCCATTTTGAAGGCCCTTGAGGATCGTGATTCCTCAGCGGCTCGCCAGGCAATGTTGGATCATTTTCGACACTTGCTGACCTTCCTTATTGACCTGACCGAGGAGAAGGAAATGCAGGTGGTCCAGCAACGTTCTTCATGGAGCCGGAAGCGCTATCTCCACTCACGATCGCCTGGTCATTCCAATTAG
- a CDS encoding M23 family metallopeptidase, which yields MIHGARIGTWAALLFAGAALAGDMYKWQDEDGLWHFSDKPPSDNGQAFDTFVTQGEPRQMITARRAGHRHEPEHYFFNRYGGDAEVELSLAEASNIIADPPLPASFVLPGQAEQPLVRLRAADPAQGFSYRLSYRAMPGPPKTDLPDDLDYYPPFARGEAYPISQGLDDDATHKDGASQYAVDIAMPLGTPILAARAGVIMDVEENYHGEGRQEAKYLTRANHVRILHDDGSMAVYAHLQANSVRVAPGMRVPTGFWIANSGNSGYSSGPHLHFVVQLNVGMALESLPFRFRLPTGGLMDPDRPQLLEGVLAGPPNPAASPASH from the coding sequence TTGATTCACGGGGCGCGCATCGGCACGTGGGCCGCGCTGCTGTTCGCCGGCGCGGCACTGGCCGGCGACATGTACAAGTGGCAGGACGAGGATGGCCTGTGGCACTTCAGTGACAAGCCGCCATCCGACAACGGCCAGGCCTTCGACACCTTCGTCACCCAGGGCGAGCCGCGCCAGATGATCACCGCCCGGCGGGCCGGCCACCGGCACGAGCCGGAGCACTACTTCTTCAACCGCTATGGTGGTGACGCCGAGGTCGAGCTGAGCCTGGCCGAGGCCAGCAACATCATCGCCGACCCGCCGTTGCCGGCCAGCTTCGTACTGCCCGGGCAGGCTGAGCAACCGTTGGTCAGGCTGCGGGCCGCGGACCCAGCCCAGGGCTTCAGCTACCGGCTGTCCTATCGGGCCATGCCCGGACCGCCGAAGACCGACCTGCCCGACGACCTGGATTACTACCCGCCATTCGCGCGCGGCGAGGCCTACCCCATCTCCCAGGGCCTGGATGACGACGCCACCCACAAGGACGGTGCCAGCCAGTACGCCGTCGACATCGCCATGCCGTTGGGCACGCCCATCCTGGCCGCCCGAGCCGGCGTGATCATGGATGTCGAAGAGAACTACCACGGCGAGGGCCGCCAGGAAGCGAAGTACCTCACCCGCGCCAACCACGTCCGCATCCTGCACGACGATGGCAGCATGGCCGTCTATGCCCACCTGCAGGCGAACAGCGTCAGGGTGGCGCCGGGCATGCGGGTGCCCACCGGGTTCTGGATCGCCAACTCCGGCAACAGCGGATATTCATCCGGACCGCACCTTCATTTCGTCGTGCAACTGAATGTCGGCATGGCGCTGGAATCGCTGCCGTTCCGCTTTCGCCTGCCCACCGGCGGCCTGATGGACCCGGACCGGCCACAGCTGCTGGAAGGCGTCCTCGCGGGGCCTCCCAACCCTGCCGCTTCACCGGCTTCGCACTAG
- a CDS encoding SDR family NAD(P)-dependent oxidoreductase yields the protein MNSKPSKRVAIVTGGSRDIGRAIAEKMAAEGVRVVINFHGSAERAKETLNGIQAVGGEATIVKGDMTSYQDVQTLVSTACETYGDEIHYLINVVGGLVSRRTLLEMSEGFFEEVMKLNMTSTFLVTRAVVPHMPSGSAVVNFASQAGRDGGGPGAAAYAASKGAVMAFTRSMAKELGPQGIRVNALCPGMIDTTFHDTFTRNEVRKNVAAATPLRREGDVSDIAEATWFLASQSSEFITGACVDINGGMYFS from the coding sequence ATGAATTCAAAGCCCAGCAAAAGAGTCGCAATCGTCACAGGCGGGTCTCGTGACATTGGTAGAGCCATTGCGGAGAAAATGGCTGCCGAAGGTGTCAGGGTTGTAATTAATTTTCACGGTAGCGCAGAGCGGGCAAAGGAAACGCTCAACGGCATTCAGGCGGTCGGTGGTGAGGCCACTATTGTGAAAGGTGACATGACCTCATACCAGGATGTGCAAACGTTGGTCAGTACAGCCTGCGAGACCTATGGTGATGAAATTCATTACCTGATCAACGTCGTTGGCGGGCTGGTTAGCCGCCGCACACTGTTAGAGATGAGCGAGGGGTTTTTCGAGGAGGTCATGAAGTTGAACATGACCAGTACCTTCCTCGTCACGCGAGCGGTCGTGCCGCATATGCCTTCCGGTTCAGCTGTCGTCAATTTCGCATCCCAGGCAGGTCGTGATGGCGGTGGCCCCGGTGCGGCAGCCTATGCGGCGTCAAAAGGCGCGGTAATGGCGTTTACCCGTAGCATGGCCAAGGAACTCGGGCCACAGGGAATCCGCGTCAATGCACTGTGTCCAGGCATGATTGATACCACTTTCCATGACACCTTTACCAGGAATGAAGTGCGTAAAAACGTTGCTGCTGCGACACCATTGCGTCGCGAAGGTGATGTGTCGGATATTGCTGAAGCAACCTGGTTTCTTGCTTCACAATCAAGCGAATTTATTACCGGCGCTTGTGTTGATATCAACGGTGGCATGTACTTCTCGTAG
- the plsY gene encoding glycerol-3-phosphate 1-O-acyltransferase PlsY has protein sequence MTEAMVEILVGYLLGSVSGSLLLGKIKNIDIRTHGSGNAGGTNALRTLGFRFALGVIIIDVGKGVLAAGWAPHLLGDAPEWQVLACGFAAVFGHCYPVFHGFRGGKGAATAVGVLAAAQPWLLVPLAITWVLTLILSGYVGLATVLAMLSLFPAALWLGKSTAVLIFAAALGLFVAFTHRSNFRNLAAGTEHRFERVRLVNGFRRAPKDD, from the coding sequence GTGACCGAGGCCATGGTCGAAATCCTGGTGGGCTACCTGTTGGGCTCCGTGTCCGGCAGCCTGCTGCTGGGCAAGATCAAGAACATCGACATCCGCACCCACGGCAGTGGCAATGCCGGGGGTACCAACGCCCTGCGCACGCTGGGTTTTCGCTTCGCGCTGGGCGTGATCATCATCGACGTCGGCAAGGGTGTGCTGGCTGCAGGCTGGGCGCCGCACCTGCTGGGTGACGCGCCGGAGTGGCAGGTGCTGGCCTGTGGGTTCGCCGCCGTGTTCGGCCATTGCTACCCGGTGTTCCACGGTTTCCGTGGCGGCAAGGGCGCGGCCACGGCCGTGGGTGTTCTGGCCGCGGCGCAACCCTGGTTGCTGGTTCCCCTGGCGATCACCTGGGTGCTGACGTTGATCCTGAGTGGCTATGTCGGGCTGGCGACCGTGCTGGCCATGTTGAGTCTTTTCCCGGCCGCGTTGTGGCTGGGCAAAAGTACGGCCGTGCTGATATTCGCCGCCGCGTTGGGGCTGTTCGTGGCCTTCACTCACCGCAGCAATTTCCGCAACCTGGCCGCCGGCACCGAGCATCGTTTCGAGCGTGTGCGCCTGGTGAATGGGTTCCGGCGCGCGCCGAAGGATGACTGA
- a CDS encoding SPOR domain-containing protein, translating into MSRLIVIALLAANLALLGYAAARVTPAQPVSQVMPQAPVEPRRWPAETPRIQLMAEMPAPATTVDPARRCWSVGPFETRQSRENTRLRLLDLADAIADRESEALVELGYWVTLPAYPSMADAVTGMQELTRAGLHDIAVVTDDTGDYRVSLGYFLQESNARRRRDQLRELGYEAETRLQREAQPRYWLDMERDRPDAFSPPPDVDASLLRSIPCGVPVPVQPSPVQPSPATPQPVDESAVAGDQVPQREALPDL; encoded by the coding sequence ATGTCGAGATTGATTGTCATCGCCCTCTTGGCGGCGAACCTGGCCTTGCTGGGTTACGCGGCCGCACGCGTCACGCCGGCCCAGCCGGTGTCGCAAGTCATGCCGCAAGCCCCGGTCGAGCCCCGTCGCTGGCCGGCCGAAACACCCCGAATCCAGCTGATGGCGGAAATGCCTGCTCCCGCCACGACCGTCGACCCGGCGCGCCGGTGCTGGTCGGTGGGCCCCTTCGAAACCCGCCAGTCGCGTGAAAATACACGCCTGCGGCTGCTCGACCTCGCCGACGCCATCGCGGACCGCGAAAGCGAGGCCCTGGTCGAGCTGGGCTACTGGGTCACGCTACCGGCGTACCCGAGCATGGCGGACGCCGTTACCGGCATGCAGGAACTGACCCGCGCCGGGCTGCATGACATCGCCGTGGTGACCGACGACACCGGCGACTACCGTGTCTCGCTGGGCTATTTCCTGCAGGAATCCAATGCGCGACGCCGCCGCGACCAGTTGCGGGAGTTGGGCTACGAAGCAGAGACGCGACTGCAGCGCGAAGCGCAACCGCGCTACTGGCTAGACATGGAGCGCGACCGCCCAGACGCGTTCAGCCCGCCACCGGACGTCGATGCCAGCCTGTTGAGATCCATCCCCTGCGGCGTGCCCGTACCCGTCCAGCCGTCTCCCGTCCAACCATCACCCGCCACGCCACAACCGGTGGATGAGTCAGCCGTCGCTGGCGACCAGGTGCCCCAGCGAGAAGCGCTTCCGGACCTCTGA
- a CDS encoding biotin--[acetyl-CoA-carboxylase] ligase: MTEYADAGDTLVLSDVLEAAGSAGRRVALERVEDIDSTNAELLRRAPAERQAVALLAEHQSGGRGRRGRDWHSPRGRNVYLSLGWRFAPARSDLVMLPLVVAVAAARALKSLGATDIGIKWPNDLWLDGCKVGGCLVETTSSAGGMDAVIGVGLNVGMTGDPGARNIERQWADLRDQLPDLSRSRAAGALLAHLVRAAEAFSAAGFAGFAQDWVRMDVLRGRTVVIERDGAELDGRALGLGAGGGLLVDGPDGPVECMAGEVRVHTVDGRPL, translated from the coding sequence ATGACTGAGTACGCGGACGCCGGCGATACGCTGGTGTTATCGGACGTGCTTGAAGCCGCCGGCAGCGCCGGCCGGCGCGTGGCCCTGGAACGGGTCGAGGACATCGACTCTACCAATGCCGAACTGCTGCGCCGCGCGCCGGCCGAACGGCAGGCCGTCGCGCTGCTGGCCGAGCACCAGTCCGGCGGTCGCGGCCGGCGGGGTCGCGACTGGCATTCCCCGCGCGGGCGCAATGTCTACCTGAGCCTGGGCTGGCGGTTCGCGCCGGCACGGTCCGACCTCGTCATGTTGCCGCTGGTGGTCGCCGTGGCCGCCGCGCGCGCGCTGAAGTCGCTGGGCGCGACCGATATCGGTATCAAGTGGCCCAACGACCTGTGGCTGGACGGCTGCAAGGTGGGCGGCTGCCTGGTCGAGACCACGTCCTCGGCCGGCGGCATGGACGCTGTGATCGGTGTGGGACTGAACGTTGGCATGACCGGAGACCCGGGCGCGCGAAACATCGAGCGGCAATGGGCCGACCTGCGCGACCAGCTGCCGGACCTGTCGCGCAGCCGCGCCGCCGGTGCGCTGCTGGCGCATCTGGTCAGGGCCGCGGAGGCGTTCTCGGCGGCGGGTTTCGCGGGGTTTGCGCAGGACTGGGTGCGGATGGATGTCCTGCGCGGTCGCACCGTGGTCATCGAGCGCGACGGAGCGGAACTGGACGGGCGGGCGCTGGGCCTGGGCGCCGGCGGCGGGCTGCTGGTCGACGGGCCGGATGGCCCGGTTGAATGCATGGCCGGCGAGGTTCGCGTTCACACCGTCGACGGCAGGCCGCTATAA
- a CDS encoding DegV family protein, giving the protein MKRGQVSRDLDGPTLARVLSAGVRHLFSRRDYINRINVFPVPDSDTGTNMAFTFKAILDALDTPGKQSLPEVLDRVRHAAVDGARGNSGAIMAQWFQGCTEVAGERTGLDPATLAAACARGAEQAWSAMAEPVPGTLPSVLEAFSDGMVEAADLAQADIVRVFDAGVTAAQAALADTPNQLPVLRQAGVVDAGGQGFVDLLEGMQAFVADGTIDPLDDAWASAAESADPAMDHGLDVGDHQFCTECVIEGQGLDRAAIMTALQALDHSSLVVAGGDQRVRVHIHVNQPADVFLACEAFGEIRQQKADDMQWQHGLMNLAGGVAVVTDSGADLPVAEVERLGLHVVPVRLSFGDREYLDGVSLKPVDFYRMLETATERPKTSQPPAKDFRRVFELLTVHGYRVVHVGLSGKLSGTTRAASTAAEAMDPGQVTIFDTMNAACGQGLLALLAAEAAAAGKDVDAILAMLERVAHRARTMAMPNEVKSMVRGGRVPAWLGKMATWLRLTPIIADHDGKLTVVGVATGRRVKPASLARRALAAMKQDRVYRVMVSHADNREGARELRRLLLEGHPRIHSCHLAEAGPAVGVHLGRGGLIIGFMPEHRELEHET; this is encoded by the coding sequence ATGAAACGCGGACAGGTATCCCGGGACCTTGACGGTCCGACCCTGGCACGGGTGCTGTCGGCCGGCGTCCGCCACCTGTTCAGTCGCCGCGACTACATCAACCGGATCAACGTGTTCCCGGTACCGGATTCGGATACCGGCACCAACATGGCGTTTACCTTCAAGGCCATCCTCGACGCCCTGGATACCCCCGGAAAACAGAGCCTGCCCGAGGTACTGGACCGTGTCCGCCATGCCGCGGTTGACGGTGCACGCGGCAACTCCGGCGCGATCATGGCGCAATGGTTCCAGGGTTGTACCGAGGTGGCCGGTGAGCGTACCGGGCTGGACCCGGCGACGCTGGCGGCGGCCTGCGCGCGCGGTGCCGAGCAGGCCTGGAGCGCGATGGCCGAGCCCGTGCCGGGCACGCTGCCCAGCGTGCTGGAGGCCTTTTCCGATGGCATGGTTGAAGCGGCGGACCTAGCGCAAGCGGATATCGTGCGGGTCTTCGATGCCGGTGTGACGGCCGCCCAGGCGGCACTCGCCGATACCCCGAACCAGTTACCGGTACTGCGCCAGGCGGGCGTGGTTGACGCCGGCGGTCAGGGTTTCGTCGACCTGCTCGAAGGCATGCAGGCCTTTGTTGCCGACGGCACCATCGACCCCCTGGACGACGCCTGGGCCAGCGCCGCCGAGTCCGCCGACCCGGCCATGGACCACGGCCTGGACGTGGGCGATCACCAGTTCTGCACCGAGTGCGTCATCGAGGGCCAGGGCCTGGACCGGGCCGCGATCATGACCGCGCTGCAGGCGCTGGACCACAGTTCTCTGGTGGTCGCCGGCGGCGACCAGCGGGTCCGGGTGCATATCCATGTCAACCAGCCGGCGGACGTGTTCCTGGCCTGCGAGGCCTTCGGCGAGATCCGCCAGCAAAAAGCCGATGACATGCAGTGGCAGCACGGGTTGATGAACCTGGCCGGTGGCGTTGCGGTGGTCACGGACTCCGGTGCCGACCTTCCGGTCGCCGAGGTCGAGCGGCTGGGCCTGCACGTGGTGCCGGTGCGTCTAAGCTTCGGTGACCGCGAATACCTCGACGGCGTGTCGCTGAAGCCCGTCGATTTCTACCGCATGCTGGAAACCGCCACGGAACGGCCGAAGACCTCGCAGCCACCGGCCAAGGACTTTCGTCGCGTGTTCGAACTGCTGACCGTGCACGGCTATCGCGTGGTCCACGTGGGCCTGTCCGGAAAACTCAGTGGCACGACCCGCGCCGCGAGCACGGCCGCCGAGGCCATGGACCCCGGCCAGGTGACCATCTTCGATACCATGAACGCCGCCTGCGGCCAGGGCCTGCTGGCCCTGCTGGCCGCGGAAGCGGCGGCCGCCGGCAAGGACGTCGATGCCATTCTCGCGATGCTGGAACGGGTGGCCCACCGGGCCCGCACGATGGCCATGCCCAACGAGGTCAAGTCGATGGTGCGCGGCGGCCGCGTGCCGGCGTGGCTGGGCAAGATGGCCACGTGGCTGCGGCTGACGCCGATTATTGCCGACCACGACGGCAAGCTGACCGTGGTCGGCGTGGCCACCGGGCGCCGCGTGAAGCCGGCGTCACTGGCGCGCCGGGCGCTGGCCGCGATGAAGCAGGATCGTGTTTATCGCGTCATGGTGTCGCATGCCGACAACCGGGAGGGCGCGCGTGAACTGCGCCGCCTGTTGCTGGAAGGGCACCCCCGGATTCATTCCTGCCACCTGGCGGAGGCCGGCCCCGCCGTGGGCGTCCACCTGGGGCGTGGCGGGCTTATCATCGGCTTTATGCCGGAACACCGAGAACTGGAGCACGAGACGTGA
- a CDS encoding glutaredoxin family protein, giving the protein MRYLLYTRPDCHLCDEAADLVAAVAPGLALQTVDIEDSIDLLDRYGTRIPVLAREAGGEELGWPFDAARLSGFLASTPG; this is encoded by the coding sequence ATGCGATACCTGCTCTATACCCGTCCTGACTGTCACCTGTGCGATGAGGCCGCCGACCTGGTGGCTGCCGTGGCCCCCGGCCTTGCCCTTCAAACTGTCGATATCGAGGACTCGATCGACCTGCTGGACCGCTATGGCACCCGCATTCCGGTCCTCGCCCGCGAAGCCGGTGGCGAAGAGCTGGGATGGCCATTTGACGCCGCGCGCCTGTCAGGGTTCCTTGCGTCCACACCTGGCTGA
- a CDS encoding PspC domain-containing protein, whose translation MATDDFLQSVRDNLNGRPGQPLLFGVCKTLAGRMGQEPWVLRAIAIVLLVFLTLPTVIAYIVLALVLDETSERTQGAFKGLFITLREAADRLADTARNLFGQAH comes from the coding sequence ATGGCGACGGATGATTTCTTACAGAGCGTCAGGGACAACCTGAATGGGCGACCGGGACAGCCCCTGCTGTTTGGGGTCTGCAAGACCCTGGCCGGGCGCATGGGCCAGGAGCCCTGGGTGTTGCGCGCGATCGCCATCGTGCTGCTGGTCTTCCTGACCCTGCCCACCGTCATCGCCTACATCGTCCTTGCCCTGGTGCTGGACGAGACCTCGGAGCGCACGCAGGGCGCGTTCAAGGGCCTGTTCATTACCCTGCGCGAGGCCGCCGACCGACTGGCGGACACCGCGCGCAACCTGTTCGGCCAGGCGCACTGA
- a CDS encoding L-serine ammonia-lyase has translation MAVSVFELFKIGIGPSSSHTVGPMRAAATFVRRLSSAGKLADTTRIRTRLYGSLAHTGRGHGTDKAIILGLLGEAPDTIDPDAIEGLLANTAESGRIHLTTDHDIAFVEKRDLEFRKREMLPHHSNGMRFTAYDINDDVLLERDFYSVGGGFVVNHDEAAEDRIVADDTPLAHPFSTAAELVAQCSEQGLSIGQLMLANEQAWRSPEAIRAGLLEIHAAMHACIDRGCRSPGELPGPLGVKRRAPRLFQALSDREGPGNDDALTSLDWVNLFALAVNEENAAGGRVVTAPTNGAAGIIPAVMGYYEKFIPGASEGGVIEFLLTAGAIGILYKLNASISGAEVGCQGEVGVACSMAAGGLTAAMGGSVSQVENAAEIGMEHNLGLTCDPVGGLVQIPCIERNAMASVKAINAQRLAMRGDGVGKVSLDKVIRTMRETGRDMRNKYKETSRGGLAVNVIEC, from the coding sequence ATGGCCGTCAGTGTCTTCGAGTTGTTCAAAATCGGCATCGGGCCCTCCAGCTCGCACACGGTGGGGCCAATGCGCGCCGCGGCCACGTTCGTGCGCCGGCTGTCCTCGGCCGGCAAACTGGCTGATACCACGCGCATCCGGACCCGCCTTTACGGTTCACTGGCGCACACCGGCCGTGGCCACGGCACCGACAAGGCCATCATCCTGGGCCTGCTGGGCGAGGCACCGGACACCATCGACCCCGATGCCATCGAGGGCTTGCTGGCCAACACCGCCGAATCGGGCCGCATCCACCTGACCACCGACCATGACATCGCCTTCGTGGAGAAGCGCGACCTGGAGTTCCGCAAGCGCGAGATGCTGCCACACCATTCCAATGGCATGCGCTTCACCGCCTACGACATCAACGACGACGTGTTGCTGGAACGGGACTTCTATTCCGTCGGCGGCGGTTTTGTCGTCAACCATGACGAGGCCGCGGAAGACCGCATCGTCGCTGACGACACGCCGCTGGCCCACCCGTTCAGCACCGCCGCGGAGCTCGTAGCGCAGTGCAGCGAACAAGGGCTGAGCATCGGCCAGCTGATGCTGGCCAATGAGCAGGCCTGGCGCTCACCCGAAGCCATTCGCGCCGGCCTGCTCGAGATTCACGCCGCCATGCATGCCTGCATCGACCGCGGCTGCCGCAGCCCCGGTGAACTGCCCGGGCCGCTGGGCGTCAAGCGCCGCGCACCGCGGCTGTTCCAGGCGCTGTCCGACCGCGAAGGGCCGGGCAACGATGACGCCCTGACCTCGCTGGATTGGGTCAACCTGTTCGCGCTGGCCGTGAACGAGGAGAACGCCGCCGGCGGCCGCGTGGTGACCGCGCCGACGAATGGCGCCGCGGGCATCATCCCCGCGGTCATGGGCTACTACGAAAAATTCATTCCCGGCGCCAGCGAGGGCGGGGTGATCGAGTTCCTGCTCACTGCCGGCGCCATCGGTATCCTCTACAAGCTCAACGCGTCGATCTCCGGCGCCGAGGTCGGCTGCCAGGGCGAAGTGGGCGTGGCCTGCTCAATGGCGGCCGGCGGCCTGACCGCGGCCATGGGCGGCTCGGTCTCGCAGGTGGAGAACGCCGCCGAGATCGGCATGGAACACAACCTGGGCCTGACCTGCGACCCGGTGGGCGGGCTGGTGCAGATTCCCTGCATCGAGCGCAACGCCATGGCCTCGGTGAAGGCCATCAACGCCCAACGCCTGGCCATGCGCGGCGACGGCGTCGGCAAGGTGTCGCTGGACAAGGTCATCCGCACCATGCGCGAGACCGGCCGCGACATGCGCAACAAGTACAAGGAAACGTCGCGGGGCGGCCTGGCCGTCAACGTGATCGAGTGCTGA
- a CDS encoding outer membrane protein assembly factor BamB family protein — MSAMRWARVRLPAQILAIFFCAAAIPQANSEVAIGNEHSTWREYGGGPSQVQYSSLDQVNRDNVHDLEVAWVYDSGDVDSEEREYHAKRRLHHTPIVLGDLIYGVSPALRVFALNAATGELAWEREPTLAPGEKSLGGVFIRGLMQWQGRRILYTAGHYLYALDAATGEPVSGFGESGRVDLREGLGRPVDSVGISATSPGVVFEDLVIMGSSLSESLPAAPGDVRAFDVHTGELRWSFHTIPHPGEYGHETWPEDAWTYSGGANAWSGMSLDRERGIVFFGTGSASDDFYGANRHGDNLFANSVVALDARTGKREWHFQVVRHDAWDRDLPAPPVLATVNRDGEPVDAVIQVTKSGHVFVLDRDSGQSLFPLEEVPVEPSTLPGEQLAKTQRLPKLPAPFSRQVFDETTITDRSPEATANVREQLKEITIGGQFIPPSTRAQAVFPGFDGGAEWGGPAFDPETSLLYVNANEMPWLLKLEERQPLPAGAHASQAYQLLCSSCHGDDRQGTGEFPSLVGLDERMDWEGFTDVLMSGRGRMPAFSAWFDWKGRDAMAAYLLHGQDGPIETALGADSPLFLRYRIAGYPLFTDHEGYPAVKPPWGTLSAINMDTGEYAWQIPLGQYPELVAQGLDDTGSQNYGGPVVTAGGLVFIAATLFDRKIRAFDKASGKLLWEHELPAAGVATPAVYQADGRQFIVIAAGGGKFGGKQSGKYVAFALPEKD; from the coding sequence ATGTCAGCAATGCGTTGGGCCAGGGTTCGCTTACCGGCGCAAATTCTGGCCATATTTTTCTGCGCTGCTGCAATTCCGCAAGCTAACAGCGAAGTCGCCATTGGCAACGAACACAGCACCTGGCGCGAATACGGTGGTGGACCCTCGCAGGTCCAGTATTCTTCACTCGACCAGGTCAACCGCGATAACGTCCATGACCTGGAAGTCGCCTGGGTCTACGACTCCGGCGATGTCGACAGCGAAGAGCGCGAGTATCACGCCAAGCGCCGCCTGCATCACACCCCCATCGTCCTGGGTGACCTTATATATGGTGTCAGCCCGGCACTGCGCGTGTTCGCGCTTAACGCGGCGACCGGCGAGCTGGCCTGGGAACGGGAGCCGACGCTCGCGCCGGGCGAAAAAAGCCTGGGCGGGGTGTTCATCCGCGGACTGATGCAGTGGCAGGGCCGGCGGATCCTGTATACGGCCGGGCACTACCTCTACGCGCTGGATGCCGCCACGGGGGAGCCCGTCAGCGGCTTCGGTGAGAGTGGCCGCGTGGACCTGCGCGAAGGCCTGGGCCGGCCCGTGGACAGCGTCGGCATTTCCGCCACCAGCCCGGGCGTGGTGTTCGAAGACCTGGTGATCATGGGCTCCAGCCTGTCGGAATCGCTGCCGGCCGCGCCGGGCGATGTGCGCGCCTTCGATGTGCATACCGGTGAGTTGCGCTGGTCGTTCCACACCATCCCGCACCCTGGCGAGTACGGCCACGAGACCTGGCCCGAAGACGCCTGGACCTATTCCGGCGGCGCCAATGCCTGGAGCGGTATGAGCCTGGACCGCGAGCGCGGCATAGTGTTCTTTGGCACCGGCTCCGCCTCCGACGACTTTTACGGCGCCAACCGCCACGGTGACAACCTGTTCGCCAACTCGGTGGTGGCGCTGGACGCGCGCACCGGCAAGCGCGAGTGGCATTTCCAGGTGGTGCGCCACGACGCCTGGGACCGCGACCTGCCGGCGCCGCCGGTGCTGGCCACGGTCAACCGTGACGGCGAGCCCGTAGACGCGGTGATCCAGGTGACCAAGTCCGGGCACGTGTTTGTGCTCGACCGCGATAGCGGCCAGTCGCTGTTTCCGCTGGAAGAGGTGCCGGTTGAGCCTTCGACCCTGCCCGGTGAGCAGCTGGCGAAAACACAGCGGCTGCCGAAGTTGCCCGCGCCCTTTTCACGCCAGGTCTTTGACGAGACCACGATCACCGACCGCAGCCCTGAGGCCACGGCCAACGTCCGCGAGCAACTGAAAGAGATCACCATCGGCGGCCAGTTCATCCCGCCGTCGACCCGGGCCCAGGCGGTGTTCCCCGGTTTCGATGGCGGCGCGGAGTGGGGCGGTCCGGCGTTCGACCCGGAGACCTCGCTGCTTTACGTCAACGCCAATGAAATGCCCTGGCTGCTGAAGCTGGAAGAGCGCCAGCCGCTGCCGGCCGGCGCGCATGCCTCCCAGGCCTACCAGTTGCTGTGCTCGTCCTGCCACGGCGACGACCGGCAGGGTACCGGCGAATTCCCGTCGCTGGTGGGCCTGGACGAGCGCATGGACTGGGAAGGTTTCACCGACGTGCTGATGTCCGGCCGCGGGCGCATGCCGGCGTTCAGTGCCTGGTTCGACTGGAAGGGCCGCGATGCCATGGCGGCATACCTGCTGCATGGCCAGGACGGCCCAATCGAAACGGCCCTGGGCGCCGACTCGCCGCTGTTCCTGCGCTACCGCATCGCCGGTTACCCGCTGTTTACCGATCACGAAGGCTACCCGGCGGTGAAGCCGCCCTGGGGTACGCTCAGCGCCATCAACATGGATACCGGAGAGTACGCCTGGCAGATTCCGTTGGGCCAGTACCCTGAATTGGTGGCGCAGGGGCTGGATGACACCGGCTCGCAGAACTACGGCGGCCCGGTGGTCACCGCCGGTGGACTGGTATTCATCGCCGCCACGCTGTTTGACCGCAAGATCCGCGCCTTCGACAAGGCCAGCGGCAAGCTGCTGTGGGAGCATGAGCTGCCGGCGGCGGGCGTCGCCACGCCAGCCGTCTACCAGGCCGACGGACGCCAGTTCATCGTCATCGCCGCTGGTGGCGGAAAGTTTGGCGGCAAACAGTCCGGCAAGTACGTGGCCTTCGCGCTGCCTGAAAAAGACTGA